ATCACTTCCGCTATTTAtagaagtgcttggaaggaaggtgtgtagcgtgtgatcgaaGTATTGAGCATCACAGAGAAAGctgagtagagaatctgcatcaaattttgacaaaagcttagagatatctgctcagaggcctacgcaaagttttcaaaaagttttcatcattctcgagacaatcaagatcttgtacaactaaaacccgagtgtcttcttggtcagctcatagatagatagatagacagacagatagatagatacagagagagagagagagatggacagatagatagatagatagatagatagatNNNNNNNNNNNNNNNNNNNNNNNNNNNNNNNNNNNNNNNNNNNNNNNNNNNNNNNNNNNNNNNNNNNNNNNNNNNNNNNNNNNNNNNNNNNNNNNNNNNNACATATTTTGTTAACAATcaaaaggaaatcaatatttatggcacccccccaccaccaccaccaccaccacaaaaaaagcACTGTTTTCAGTGGCACTGGTTATGCTAATTTTCTTTATTGCATTTGACTAAATCAAAAAGTTAAGTAGTTAGGTTGTGCTCTTGATAGCCCAAATCATTTACTGTGAATAGTGACAACAATCTAGCAATCAAATTGCAGTTTTGTGTTCAATTTCTTGaacagttgttattgttttatctaGAGGGAGATTTCATCTGTCATGTGTTTGACACTTCAAAGACAGGGTTTGTGAtctagaaagaaataatttttcttaatattccTTTATTTAACAGAGCCTATTGTAATCTAGTACAGTTCATCAGGAAGTGCATTGCTAAGTAGACAGTTACAttccaaatatttattatatatgaagtTTAGATATGTTGTTAATTATGTGGGtattattacatttaatagaCAAATCCTATTTCATTTTTCAGTAGATAAATATAAACTAGCACTCATAAAAGGTCTAAATTTATGGTTTGTCCCTTCTATAAAAGAGAATCGAAAATAGATTATGATACTCTCCTTTGTTCAATcaacttagaatataaaaaaagtcaCATTGTAcagatgattataatttttttttttttacattttcatgtgAAGAACAATGTGTGAATTGTTGTTTACATATGGAATTTGTTAATCACatcaacataaatgtaattaacTTCAGATGTATCAgattattaatttcatataagactacttaaaattgtttttattgcataattgaaatacatttatgtgtgcatacacacatttgtgtgcacacacacatttgtgtagcAATACAAATTAACTTGTATGGTTATCATTGGTTTTGTGACCTTGTTTAATCTCACATGGCAGAAAATTATGAGAAATATTTGGGAAGAAAATTTGCTTTTTCTTAATGTGCAAGTCTGTAAACTCAGAATATTCTGCCATGGTTCTGCATAATGCTGCATCAGAAAGGCAGTCATATAGTGCATGTCATCACATGAACCATACAAACCTGGTTTACATTCTTTCTTTAGGAAGTCAGGAACTTGCTCTTGTAAGGGAaaaactttgtaaaacagtaaggggagagggttgctagcacatcactctctacccacatttttcctaTCCACATCTTTAATATGAGGCCTTaacaaaattcaataataggtatagatgcaaatctaattatttgtctcctaaaatcaggcataacttggcgatcggtcgacttacaacaccgttcttcgtcgaGTTTACTTGGTAAAGAGTTTGTAAACTTGACAAAGTCAAGGTGAGCTctaattggctgtatgcaaatgagttcattactggggtttGGAAATCTTGTGGGAAAAAATTCCACGGCTGGGCATTTGACTAAGGTGAATAACTCCTCGAAAGGTGATGTGGGTTATTTCCCCTGAAATGTCTTTAGCGTTTATGAGAGGCCGAGATACAAGAGGAAAGTCTAAGACGCAGCTATATCAGATGTCTGTGTTGATATGTTGTTCTAGTTAGGTGAAAAACCCTAATctctgcacacactcacacgtgtgtgaatgtatgtaatacgtatgcattcatgcatctCATgacagtttttgtgtttttttccatGCTGTTGCCAATTTATTTTAGTTTCCCATTATGACATTCAGGGGAATAGTTTGTGTTTCTTTGAATATTTAGAGGTTCATTGAATTTGGGGATTGCAAACAAtgaaagattatataaatatggattttctttttgttttgtacatACCATCAAAGTCTTCAGATTTGATTGATAGAATAATTCAATAATTACACAATATATGGTTTGTGAATACAAATTTATGCTTGGATGGaatttaacaaagaatttaagAGAATTTAATTTAGAAGATCAATCAAAgcaaatttcatgtaaatttattcggatgtgtacacacatatttccaTTCTCTACATTGTCAATTGGATAATTTGTGTTGTAGAAAGTGTACATAGTTTCTTGGTTGTGAAAGCAAATTTGTGCAAGTGGATAAATGGCTAATAGCAAAGGAAAATGAGatagtatacatgtatttaaactAGTGGAAATTATTCTGTTAAAGCTGGACCAAAGACTAACTACTAGTTAAATGACAGAGTGAACTGAAATGGCATAGTCATAGCTGCTGCTGATGAAGGCTAAGAGAGAATGTGATTgttatttatgaaaattaataGAAACTGAAACTTTTAATaatcaatgaattttgaaatatattacttATTGGCAATTAAAGAACTGGCcatcatttttgttgctttttcattttcttcctccaGTCATTAATAGTATTTTCACCTTTTTTAGGAATGGTAGATGGTGGCTCTCCTTTTACAACGCCGTCACCTGGTACACGGAACTGGCTTGGCTCTCCATCAGCTCAGGGACCTTCGCCTGTATCACGGCATGGCACAGCAACCTCTCCTGGCCATCCAGCATTACATTCACCTCAAACTCAAGTTAAAGATTCAGAACATTCAAAATCTTCAGGTAAGTcttgaatatttctttaaaatggtgaaagttatattataattttattttatatttttaaatctttttccCTGACGTTTTCTGATAGTAGTAGAATGATTTTGAGATATATTCTTCGTATTGGCATCTGATTTCTATTTACCATCAAGTAGTGTTCATGTCTTTTCTCtcctgacataataataataaacaaaaaaaaacaaaaagacaaactcCCCCTTCNNNNNNNNNNNtccccccccccccaaaaaaaaagaaacccaccAGTTTTATAGCATCCTAGCGTTAGAGAGTTGCTTCTCCAGACATGTGGTGTGCATGAATGATGGCAGTTGGGGGAATAAGGGTCAAGTGATCcaaatgaaagaagcttgtggAAGATGAAGTGGAGAAGGCTGATCTCAGCATGCTGAACCTCACAAAGATGATAACAAGGGGTTGCAACAATTTGGAGAGGCATTATAATGGATTTAAACCAACTATGCCAATTTAGAAACATGGATGTAGATTTGATGTTgaatacttgttttgtttttggactgaaagatataattaaaaaaacaaaagttttttttaatgtctttttacctttgctttttattaatcaatttttaatcaatatttgatatttttatgatgTCTAGTTGTGAGCCCTGCTCCCAGAATGTTACCACAGAGATCATGGGCTGCTTCCATTCCAACTATATTATCTCATGAAGCATTCAGTAAATTGCTGACACCATGCCCATTGCCAGGAATGAATTTCCTACCAGCATCTCCACTGGAACGATTTTTGGGTTGTGTCTATTTCCGGAGACATCTACCTCGAGTAATACAAGGAGAAAGTTCAGTAAGTATCAGTATGTTCCTACATAAGTAGCCTATGATCTGTTATGTCAGCCTATGGAATTAGTGATAggtatataatttgatatatgtaAGTTATCAGTCTGTTGTAAggtaccattattatcatttcttgttTATAGAGGAACCCAAAGCTAAACAAGCTTTCTGCAAGGCATCAGTATAACATGGCTATTGAAANNNNNNNNNNNNNNNNNNNNNNNNNNNNNNNNNNNNNNNNNNNNNNNNNNNNNNNNNNNNNNNNNNNNNNNNNNNNNNNNNNNNNNNNNNNNNNNNNNNNNNNNNNNNNNNNNNNNNNNNNNNNNNNNNNNNNNNNNNNNNNNNNNNNNNNNNNNNNNNNNNNNNNNNNNNNNNNNNNNNNNNNNNNNNNNNNNNNNNNNNNNNNNNNNNNNNNNNNNNNNNNNNNNNNNNNNNNNNNNNNNNNNNNNNNNNNNNNNNNNNNNNNNNNNNNNNNNNNNNNNNNNNNNNNNNNNNNNNNNNNNNNNNNNNNNNNNNNNNNNNNNNNNNNNNNNNNNNNNNNNNNNNNNNNNNNNNNNNNNNNNNNNNNNNNNNNNNNNNNNNNNNNNNNNNNNNNNNNNNNNNNNNNNNNNNNNNNNNNNNNNNNNNNNNNNNNNNNNNNNNNNNNNNNNNNNNNNNNNNNNNNNNNNNNNNNNNNNNNNNNNNNNNNNNNNNNNNNNNNNNNNNNNNNNNNNNNNNNNNNNNNNNNNNNNNNNNNNNNNNNNNNNNNNNNNNNNNNNNNNNNNNNNNNNNNNNNNNNNNNNNNNNNNNNNNNNNNNNNNNNNNNNNNNNNNNNNNNNNNNNNNNNNNNNNNNNNNNNNNNNNNNNNNNNNNNNNNNNNNNNNNNNNNNNNNNNNNNNNNNNNNNNNNNNNNNNNNNNNNNNNNNNNNNNNNNNNNNNNNNNNNNNNNNNNNNNNNNNNNNNNNNNNNNNNNNNNNNNNNNNNNNNNNNNNNNNNNNTTTACTCTCTACATCACACAATAATCATAAATGAGTTCTGTtcagtcatggagaaatattaccttgcttggaagtaggtgtgagttggtgacaggaagggcatttaaCTGTAGAGAATCTTCCTTAATGAATTTGCATCTGAACCATGCAGGTATGGAAagtgcacccgtgctggtggcacataacaaAATCAACTTTTGTATGTCGGgcggcctcatggaagcaaagtggttGAGTACCTTTCGAGCGTTGGTCCTCATGGAggtgaggtggctgagttccttttgagcaggCCTCACGGAAGCGaggtagctgagttcctttcgagtgttgggccctCACAGAggtgaggtggctgagttccttttgagtgttgggcctcatggaggcaaagtggccaagctTCCTTtgggtgttgggcctcacagatgcaatgaccaagatctttggcattatgttgtgcttgagcagactcatcaagccgagcaaaatcacagtcgtgacagatactggtgtcatgcaaatggcacctgtgctggtggcacataaaagcacccattaccctcttggagtggttagtgttaggaagggcatccggctgtggaaaaccatgccaaatcagactggatcttggtgcagcctttcagcgtgccagcccagtcaaaccatccaacccatgccagcatggataacggacgttaaatgatgatgatgtatatatatgtatatatatttaatgacttTCACCAAATTTTACAGTGTATGAGTCAAGCagtggctacagtagaaaacttTGATCTCAAGTGCAGAGATTTGCACTTGAGATGAAACTTAGaactacatggttgtgaagtgagCTTAATGACCCCATGATATATGTGATTATAATTTAAAAGGAGTATGTTGTACTATAGTGAATTTAATGCATCCGGGAGTTAAGCCAGTTTTATATAAAACNNNNNNNNNNNNNNNNNNNNNNNNNNNNNNNNNNNNNNNNNNNNNNNNNNNNNNNNNNNNNNNNNNNNNNNNNNNNNNNNNNNNNNNNNNNNNNNNNNNNNNNNNNNNNNNNNNNNNNNNNNNNNNNNNNNNNNNNNNNNNNNNNNNNNNNNNNNNNNNNNNNNNNNNNNNNNNNNNNNNNNNNNNNNNNNNNNNNNNNNNNNNNNNNNNNNNNNNNNNNNNNNNNNNNNNNNNNNNNNNNNNNNNNNNNNNNNNNNNNNNNNNNNNNNNNNNNNNNNNNNNNNNNNNNNNNNNNNNNNNNNNNNNNNNNNNNNNNNNNNNNNNNNNNNNNNNNNNNNNNNNNNNNNNNNNNNNNNNNNNNNNNNNNNNNNNNNNNNNNNNNNNNNNNNNNNNNNNNNNNNNNNNNNNNNNNNNNNNNNNNNNNNNNNNNNNNNNNNNNNNNNNNNNNNNNNNNNNNNNNNNNNNNNNNNNNNNNNNNNNNNNNNNNNNNNNNNNNNNNNNNNNNNNNNNNNNNNNNNNNNNNNNNNNNNNNNNNNNNNNNNNNNNNNNNNNNNNNNNNNNNNNNNNNNNNNNNNNNNNNNNNNNNNNNNNNNNNNNNNNNNNNNNNNNNNNNNNNNNNNNNNNNNNNNNNNNNNNNNNNNNNNNNNNNNNNNNNNNNNNNNNNNNNNNNNNNNNNNNNNNNNNNNNNNNNNNNNNNNNNNNNNNNNNNNNNNNNNNNNNNNNNNNNNNNNNNNNNNNNNNNNNNNNNNNNNNNNNNNNNNNNNNNNNNNNNNNNNNNNNNNNNNNNNNNNNNNNNNNNNNNNNNNNNNNNNNNNNNNNNNNNNNNNNNNNNNNNNNNNNNNNNNNNNNNNNNNNNNNNNNNNNNNNNNNNNNNNNNNNNNNNNNNNNNNNNNNNNNNNNNNNNNNNNNNNNNNNNNNNNNNNNNNNNNNNNNNNNNNNNNNNNNNNNNNNNNNNNNNNNNNNNNNNNNNNNNNNNNNNNNNNNNNNNNNNNNNNNNNNNNNNNNNNNNNNNNNNNNNNNNNNNNNNNNNNNNNNNNNNNNNNNNNNNNNNNNNNNNNNNNNNNNNNNNNNNNNNNNNNNNNNNNNNNNNNNNNNNNNNNNNNNNNNNNNNNNNNNNNNNNNNNNNNNNNNNNNNNNNNNNNNNNNNNNNNNNNNNNNNNNNNNNNNNNNNNNNNNNNNNNNNNNNNNNNNNNNNNNNNNNNNNNNNNNNNNNNNNNNNNNNNNNNNNNNNNNNNNNNNNNNNNNNNNNNNNNNNNNNNNNNNNNNNNNNNNNNNNNNNNNNNNNNNNNNNNNNNNNNNNNNNNNNNNNNNNNNNNNNNNNNNNNNNNNNNNNNNNNNNNNNNNNNNNNNNNNNNNNNNNNNNNNNNNNNNNNNNNNNNNNNNNNNNNNNNNNNNNNNNNNNNNNNNNNNNNNNNNNNNNNNNNNNNNNNNNNNNNNNNNNNNNNNNNNNNNNNNNNNNNNNNNNNNNNNNNNNNNNNNNNNNNNNNNNNNNNNNNNNNNNNNNNNNNNNNNNNNNNNNNNNNNNNNNNNNNNNNNNNNNNNNNNNNNNNNNNNNNNNNNNNNNNNNNNNNNNNNNNNNNNNNNNNNNNNNNNNNNNNNNNNNNNNNNNNNNNNNNNNNNNNNNNNNNNNNNNNNNNNNNNNNNNNNNNNNNNNNNNNNNNNNNNNNNNNNNNNNNNNNNNNNNNNNNNNNNNNNNNNNNNNNNNNNNNNNNNNNNNNNNNNNNNNNNNNNNNNNNNNNNNNNNNNNNNNNNNNNNNNNNNNNNNNNNNNNNNNNNNNNNNNNNNNNNNNNNNNNNNNNNNNNNNNNNNNNNNNNNNNNNNNNNNNNNNNNNNNNNNNNNNNNNNNNNNNNNNNNNNNNNNNNNNNNNNNNNNNNNNNNNNNNNNNNNNNNNNNNNNNNNNNNNNNNNNNNNNNNNNNNNNNNNNNNNNNNNNNNNNNNNNNNNNNNNNNNNNNNNNNNNNNNNNNNNNNNNNNNNNNNNNNNNNNNNNNNNNNNNNNNNNNNNNNNNNNNNNNNNNNNNNNNNNNNNNNNNNNNNNNNNNNNNNNNNNNNNNNNNNNNNNNNNNNNNNNNNNNNNNNNNNNNNNNNNNNNNNNNNNNNNNNNNNNNNNNNNNNNNNNNNNNNNNNNNNNNNNNNNNNNNNNNNNNNNNNNNNNNNNNNNNNNNNNNNNNNNNNNNNNNNNNNNNNNNNNNNNNNNNNNNNNNNNNNNNNNNNNNNNNNNNNNNNNNNNNNNNNNNNNNNNNNNNNNNNNNNNNNNNNNNNNNNNNNNNNNNNNNNNNNNNNNNNNNNNNNNNNNNNNNNNNNNNNNNNNNNNNNNNNNNNNNNNNNNNNNNNNNNNNNNNNNNNNNNNNNNNNNNNNNNNNNNNNNNNNNNNNNNNNNNNNNNNNNNNNNNNNNNNNNNNNNNNNNNNNNNNNNNNNNNNNNNNNNNNNNNNNNNNNNNNNNNNNNNNNNNNNNNNNNNNNNNNNNNNNNNNNNNNNNNNNNNNNNNNNNNNNNNNNNNNNNNNNNNNNNNNNNNNNNNNNNNNNNNNNNNNNNNNNNNNNNNNNNNNNNNNNNNNNNNNNNNNNNNNNNNNNNNNNNNNNNNNNNNNNNNNNNNNNNNNNNNNNNNNNNNNNNNNNNNNNNNNNNNNNNNNNNNNNNNNNNNNNNNNNNNN
The genomic region above belongs to Octopus bimaculoides isolate UCB-OBI-ISO-001 chromosome 2, ASM119413v2, whole genome shotgun sequence and contains:
- the LOC106881719 gene encoding mediator of RNA polymerase II transcription subunit 14, which gives rise to MVDGGSPFTTPSPGTRNWLGSPSAQGPSPVSRHGTATSPGHPALHSPQTQVKDSEHSKSSVVSPAPRMLPQRSWAASIPTILSHEAFSKLLTPCPLPGMNFLPASPLERFLGCVYFRRHLPRVIQGESSVSISMFLHK